A section of the Saliniramus fredricksonii genome encodes:
- a CDS encoding glycine/sarcosine N-methyltransferase, protein MTSNASPQGNADLTAREQEYGTDPLKVRETGQYRSEYVKTFAEKWDELIDWDARAASEGDFFIDILRARGKHKVLDVAAGTGFHSVRLIQAGFDVTTVDGSAAMLAKAFENGKERQIILKTVQADWRWLNRDIQGKYDAIICLGNSFTHLHEEADRRRTLAEFYAALKHDGILIIDQRNYDAMLDHGFSTKHKYYYCGDQVTAEPAHLDDGLARFKYTFPDKSEYTLNMFPVRKAYMKKLLNEAGFQRIRTYGDFQESYAEGEPDFLVHVVEKSYLQRAAEGADGEPESDVELITEQYYDSADADNFYYNIWGGEDIHIGLYEETPVIKEASARTVRKMAGMLKNLSADTHIIDLGAGYGGSARHLASEYGCSVDCLNISEAQNDTNRFLNRRQALAEQIKVAHGSFDKIPAPNETYHVVWSQDSILHAKDREQVFAEAHRVLKPGGEMIITDPMQADDVPEGVLQPVYDRIHLESLGSPGYYREIAEKLGFELVEFADLTPNLRTHYARVGEDLRANYDHVASVSSKAFLDRMLQGLDNWVKAADSGYMAWGILHFRKR, encoded by the coding sequence ATGACCAGCAACGCCAGCCCTCAGGGCAATGCCGATCTCACCGCCAGGGAGCAGGAATACGGCACGGACCCGTTGAAGGTGCGCGAGACCGGGCAATATCGGTCTGAATACGTGAAGACATTTGCCGAGAAGTGGGACGAACTGATCGACTGGGATGCCCGCGCCGCGAGCGAGGGCGATTTCTTCATCGACATCCTGCGTGCACGCGGCAAGCACAAGGTGCTCGACGTGGCCGCGGGAACCGGTTTCCACTCGGTTCGCCTGATCCAGGCCGGGTTCGACGTGACCACCGTCGACGGCAGCGCCGCGATGCTCGCCAAGGCCTTCGAGAACGGCAAGGAGCGCCAGATCATCCTGAAGACCGTCCAGGCCGACTGGCGCTGGCTCAACCGGGACATCCAGGGCAAGTACGACGCCATCATCTGCCTCGGCAATTCCTTCACGCACCTGCACGAGGAAGCCGATCGTCGCCGTACGCTGGCCGAATTCTATGCCGCGCTCAAGCATGACGGCATCCTGATCATCGACCAGCGCAATTACGACGCCATGCTCGATCACGGCTTCTCGACGAAGCACAAATATTATTATTGTGGCGATCAGGTCACCGCCGAGCCGGCCCATCTCGATGATGGCCTCGCCCGGTTCAAGTACACCTTCCCGGACAAGAGCGAATACACGCTCAACATGTTCCCGGTTCGCAAGGCCTACATGAAGAAGCTTCTCAACGAAGCCGGTTTCCAGCGCATCCGGACCTATGGGGACTTTCAGGAAAGCTACGCCGAAGGCGAACCGGATTTCCTCGTCCATGTCGTCGAGAAATCCTATCTCCAGCGCGCCGCCGAGGGTGCCGACGGAGAGCCCGAGAGCGATGTCGAACTGATCACCGAACAGTATTACGACAGCGCCGATGCGGATAACTTCTACTATAATATCTGGGGTGGCGAAGACATCCATATCGGCCTCTATGAAGAGACCCCGGTGATCAAGGAGGCCTCGGCGCGCACCGTGCGCAAGATGGCCGGCATGCTGAAGAATCTCTCGGCCGATACGCATATCATCGATCTCGGCGCAGGCTATGGCGGCTCCGCACGCCATCTGGCGAGCGAATATGGCTGTTCGGTCGATTGCCTCAACATCTCCGAGGCGCAGAACGACACCAACCGCTTCCTCAATCGCCGCCAGGCGCTCGCCGAGCAGATCAAGGTGGCGCATGGCTCGTTCGACAAGATCCCCGCACCCAACGAGACCTATCACGTCGTCTGGTCACAGGATTCGATCCTGCATGCGAAGGATCGCGAACAGGTCTTCGCCGAGGCGCATCGCGTGCTCAAGCCCGGTGGCGAGATGATCATCACGGATCCGATGCAGGCGGACGACGTGCCCGAGGGCGTGCTGCAGCCGGTCTATGACCGCATCCATCTCGAGAGTCTCGGTTCACCCGGCTATTACCGGGAGATCGCGGAGAAGCTCGGCTTCGAACTGGTCGAATTCGCTGACCTGACGCCGAACCTGCGCACGCATTATGCCCGTGTGGGCGAGGATCTGCGGGCCAATTACGACCATGTCGCGTCGGTCTCCTCCAAGGCCTTCCTCGACCGGATGCTGCAGGGCCTCGACAACTGGGTGAAGGCCGCCGATAGCGGTTACATGGCCTGGGGCATTCTGCATTTCCGCAAGCGCTGA
- a CDS encoding MFS transporter, producing MTMPGETPNPETRMPGALLLALLVSGISLAACYGATFLLAEHLRDQGRDPALAGIAVTTGTVFTIAVALVAGRLAARIGTLRCLALAGLVMALAMLAFALTGRVAGSHLVGGALLGIAWSLFYILAPLPIIARVAAGQRIRDLTYLSGAQMAGLGLAAPLGGSVAAQGLPLAFVYIGFALLASGAAMLLLAIGARRTDGRASPAHAGQGPDDGSILDLARVGAVLATTARVPIVLIGLASCTFAGLATFQSLYAAERGLAFGQFFLVFTLVTVALRFGLAAHLTRLPAERLAVFLLALVVVALALFWLDRGSVPVYLLASALFAAGYGLSYSTLNALAVNRAEAGGAAPAVASQVFTITYFLGLFGFPAIGGLLISMGGTALLLPVLAALATLALALALGMLRMPGVARKSV from the coding sequence ATGACCATGCCTGGCGAGACGCCGAACCCAGAGACCCGCATGCCCGGCGCGCTGCTGCTCGCGCTCCTCGTCTCCGGGATCAGCCTCGCCGCCTGCTACGGTGCCACTTTCCTGCTCGCGGAGCATCTGCGCGACCAGGGGCGCGATCCCGCACTGGCGGGGATCGCGGTGACGACGGGAACGGTCTTCACCATCGCCGTCGCCCTCGTCGCGGGCCGGCTTGCGGCCCGCATCGGCACGCTGCGCTGCCTTGCCCTGGCCGGTCTGGTCATGGCGCTGGCGATGCTGGCCTTCGCGCTGACCGGGCGTGTGGCGGGCAGTCATCTCGTGGGCGGTGCGCTGCTCGGGATCGCCTGGTCGCTGTTCTACATTCTCGCCCCGCTGCCGATCATCGCCCGTGTGGCGGCAGGGCAGCGGATCCGTGATCTCACCTATCTCTCGGGCGCCCAGATGGCCGGTCTGGGTCTGGCAGCACCCCTGGGCGGGTCGGTCGCAGCGCAGGGCTTGCCGCTCGCCTTTGTCTATATCGGCTTCGCGCTGCTCGCATCGGGCGCGGCGATGCTGCTGCTGGCCATCGGGGCGCGGCGCACGGACGGGCGTGCAAGCCCTGCGCATGCCGGGCAGGGCCCTGACGATGGCAGCATTCTCGATCTTGCGCGCGTGGGTGCGGTGCTCGCGACAACGGCGCGGGTTCCGATTGTGCTGATCGGTCTCGCTTCCTGCACATTCGCCGGGCTCGCGACGTTCCAATCGCTCTATGCGGCGGAGCGCGGGCTCGCCTTCGGACAGTTCTTTCTGGTCTTCACCCTGGTCACCGTTGCCCTGCGCTTTGGCCTCGCGGCGCATCTCACACGCCTGCCGGCAGAGCGGCTCGCCGTGTTCCTGCTCGCCCTCGTGGTGGTGGCGTTGGCGCTGTTCTGGCTCGATCGCGGCAGCGTGCCGGTCTATCTGCTGGCATCGGCCCTGTTCGCGGCCGGCTACGGGCTGAGCTATTCCACGCTCAACGCCCTCGCGGTGAACCGCGCGGAGGCGGGCGGCGCGGCGCCGGCTGTGGCCTCGCAGGTCTTCACCATCACCTATTTTCTCGGCTTGTTCGGCTTCCCGGCGATCGGCGGTCTGCTGATCAGCATGGGCGGCACCGCCTTGCTCCTGCCTGTGCTCGCGGCGCTTGCGACACTTGCCCTTGCTCTTGCGCTCGGCATGTTGCGCATGCCGGGGGTCGCGCGGAAATCAGTCTGA
- a CDS encoding class I tRNA ligase family protein, protein MPVPFPALGERLAKPAEIVISPVNLTANGPAHLGHVGGPFLRMDVLARACRRAGHRVRQVLSNDHFENHVVVKARAMGRDPAAFARENDRLIAKGLAALDITFDTFPDTGDPAVLARFRDVAGALAGALDAGGKVVLRRESLPVDDAPVAGFEAGTAPIEERFCIGGWFACNCPACGAPSGSFFCEACGAHYSPAEAPQPRSRRGNITGFAESACLYLDLRPVKALAQSWARMRIEAPFREVAQRFLDNSRPEIRLTVPGLHGLAWDDRRFRDSQILFSYSSLLYAHHILLGEFLADEGGANPFEAGHPALLIGATAIDNTVPMLAGVTGCALAQTRYRGFDRIYFNHFLHLDGEKFSTSRGHVIWSHDLEGVPGLDTDILRWYLCSIAPEDAAGNFVRAECAAFHERVRATLDRRLQALAAILAAEAQTAPDPDPGIGAPMRDLLQTQHECLGGDGLRLRRFAATLDAALALGEAITTPAQAQAWMRGFAILASPVMPRLAQELWRAAGLDGAPQCADFARPARPVPAALPRRDGPPLTRAALDALTP, encoded by the coding sequence ATGCCCGTCCCGTTTCCCGCGCTCGGTGAGCGTCTCGCCAAACCCGCCGAGATCGTCATCTCGCCGGTCAATCTCACGGCCAACGGCCCTGCTCATCTGGGTCACGTCGGCGGCCCGTTTCTGCGCATGGACGTGCTCGCAAGAGCCTGCCGACGTGCCGGGCATCGGGTGCGACAGGTCCTGAGCAACGATCATTTCGAGAACCATGTCGTCGTCAAGGCGCGGGCCATGGGGCGTGATCCTGCGGCCTTCGCGCGTGAAAACGACCGTCTGATTGCCAAAGGGCTCGCCGCCCTCGACATCACCTTCGACACGTTTCCCGATACCGGTGATCCGGCGGTGCTGGCACGCTTTCGCGACGTGGCGGGGGCTTTGGCCGGGGCGCTCGATGCCGGCGGCAAGGTCGTTTTGCGCCGCGAAAGCCTGCCGGTCGACGATGCTCCGGTGGCGGGTTTCGAAGCGGGCACTGCGCCGATCGAGGAGCGTTTCTGCATCGGTGGCTGGTTTGCCTGCAACTGCCCCGCCTGTGGCGCGCCCTCGGGCAGTTTCTTCTGCGAGGCCTGTGGTGCGCATTATTCGCCCGCCGAGGCGCCGCAGCCGCGCTCGCGACGCGGCAATATCACCGGTTTTGCCGAGAGCGCCTGCCTCTATCTCGATCTCCGCCCGGTGAAGGCGCTTGCACAGAGCTGGGCGCGGATGCGGATCGAGGCGCCTTTCCGGGAGGTGGCACAACGCTTTCTCGACAATTCCCGGCCGGAAATCCGCCTCACGGTTCCGGGCCTGCACGGGCTCGCCTGGGATGATCGCCGCTTTCGCGACAGCCAGATCCTGTTCAGCTATTCATCGCTGCTCTATGCCCACCACATCCTGCTCGGTGAATTCCTTGCGGATGAGGGCGGCGCAAACCCGTTCGAGGCCGGCCATCCCGCCCTGCTCATCGGCGCCACGGCGATCGACAACACCGTTCCGATGCTCGCCGGCGTGACCGGCTGCGCCCTGGCGCAGACGCGCTATCGCGGCTTCGACCGGATCTATTTCAACCATTTCCTGCATCTCGACGGCGAGAAATTCTCGACGAGCCGGGGGCATGTGATCTGGTCGCACGATCTTGAAGGCGTCCCCGGGCTCGATACCGATATCCTGCGCTGGTATCTGTGCAGTATCGCGCCGGAAGACGCTGCGGGCAATTTCGTGCGCGCGGAATGCGCCGCCTTCCATGAGCGGGTGCGTGCGACGCTCGATCGCCGGCTGCAGGCGCTGGCCGCGATCCTCGCGGCAGAGGCGCAAACCGCGCCGGATCCCGATCCCGGGATCGGGGCGCCGATGCGCGATCTGCTGCAAACCCAGCATGAATGCCTCGGCGGCGACGGTCTGCGCCTGCGCCGGTTCGCCGCGACCCTCGATGCCGCGCTGGCCCTTGGTGAGGCGATTACGACACCGGCACAGGCGCAGGCCTGGATGCGCGGCTTCGCCATCCTCGCAAGCCCCGTCATGCCGCGCCTCGCGCAGGAACTGTGGCGGGCAGCCGGTCTGGACGGCGCGCCGCAATGTGCCGACTTCGCCCGCCCGGCAAGGCCGGTTCCCGCAGCCCTCCCGCGTCGCGATGGCCCGCCCCTGACCCGGGCGGCCCTCGACGCGCTCACACCATGA
- a CDS encoding DUF892 family protein encodes MTIATLRDLYIDQLQDIHSADSQARAVTVKLAEAAENPHLDSALHAGVEGIERGMEAVASILARHDAAPRKGHCEAMAGLVREAQHHAVDSDISDAGVRDAMIIAQYQRMTHYAIAVYGSLVAFAQRLGYEDDAATLEACLSRTRDGDKHLSEIATRDVNRQAA; translated from the coding sequence ATGACCATCGCCACTTTGCGCGACCTTTATATCGACCAGCTTCAGGATATCCACAGCGCCGACAGCCAGGCGCGCGCCGTGACCGTGAAACTCGCCGAGGCGGCGGAAAACCCGCATCTCGATTCCGCCCTGCATGCCGGTGTCGAAGGCATCGAACGCGGCATGGAGGCCGTCGCGAGCATTCTCGCGCGCCATGATGCGGCGCCGCGCAAGGGCCATTGCGAGGCGATGGCGGGTCTCGTACGCGAGGCGCAGCACCATGCCGTCGATTCCGATATCTCTGATGCGGGAGTGCGCGACGCGATGATCATCGCGCAATACCAGCGCATGACGCATTACGCGATCGCGGTCTATGGCAGCCTCGTCGCCTTCGCCCAGCGCCTCGGATACGAAGACGATGCGGCCACGCTCGAAGCCTGCCTGTCGCGTACCCGCGACGGCGACAAGCATCTTAGCGAGATCGCCACGCGCGACGTCAATCGCCAAGCCGCCTGA
- a CDS encoding bifunctional diguanylate cyclase/phosphodiesterase: MDFKTGQNDCFDETETARLHALHACGILDTPPEPEFDDIARLAAEICAAPIAVVNFVDAERQWFKATFGLDTREMARDVSICTHALLETGLYVVPDTLDSPMFRDNPFVRGEPYLRFYAGAVLRTDAGLPLGTLCVLDYESRPQGLTPTQERTLRALAQSVMRLIDLRRKHAQAQIREERFRNLADRIPQMLWSADAKGRLDYANRRVFEAFGLDSGRMTGAAWRAALHPEDRPLTDAAWAQSIASGRPYSVEHRIHHRDGGYRWVLSRALPERDETGQIRAWFGSSTDIDDGKRAELALAESEARYKALTEAGAAIVWRATPDGSIHHSIGWDALTGQSPQEYRDEGWLDAVHPDDRARVRANIAQTSGYPAPRTNEYRLRHHDGSYRWMFARAIPLLDEAGAVREWVGTVTDIHDRRLAGQRLRESEERYRALIEASTAMVWAAGPNGEFPQIAYSSGIAEYAFDPQGWKTNIHPDDLATSCAAWDAALASGTPLDVIERKLTKTGDYRWTHVRANPVHNDDGTIREWIGAVTDIHEQVMSRKALAASEERYRLAASATTDAIWDLDLATDEIIWGEAIETLFGHAPREMRSSLSWWRAKIHAADQDRIADQFACFIAGDASRWECEYRVIRADGSVATVFDRFFALRDENGHAVRLVGAIQDISERQRAQAALSASETRLRLALQAGRMVAWERDLDDNFVTRSANAQDLLGVGSSDTDDFRRRVHPDDRAKVVDLLEGFETGQSETIEVRYTTPDDRRIWLGIRAVKISPNRAIGITFDITDRKLAEEEIWQTANHDALTGLPNRTLFHARFENILSRARREETRVALILVDLDEFKDVNDTLGHDAGDELLCEAARRLLAIAGDQAEIARIGGDEFAVILTAIEDENALEAFARSLVHAMRAPFQCASRILSTRASAGLALFPDHHQEAAELMKDADMALYQAKAEGRGRFSLYNPAIRTRMEERIRITREVGDAIAAEQFVPFYQPKICFRSGRIIGFEALARWIHPERGVLTPGYFGAVFDDPESAIAIGKAIRKHIAADMAAWQDEALGFGRVAINLSSAEFTAPQLAANLTAMFRDHGITPNRLEIEVTETVLLGRSAELVAETLRGFDDAGITIALDDFGTGFASLTHLKQFPVHHIKIDRSFVRDLVTDADDAAIVAAVIGLGRSLGMIVTAEGVETGDQVQRLRLMGCDRAQGFYFAKPMAGSRIPWLLRNWDPDRMLAAETEHLAPAAIPASY, translated from the coding sequence ATGGATTTCAAAACGGGTCAGAACGACTGCTTTGACGAAACGGAAACCGCCCGGCTGCACGCGCTGCATGCCTGCGGCATCCTGGATACCCCGCCCGAGCCCGAATTCGACGATATCGCGCGGCTCGCAGCCGAGATCTGCGCCGCGCCGATCGCCGTGGTGAACTTCGTCGATGCCGAGCGGCAATGGTTCAAGGCCACTTTCGGGCTCGATACGCGCGAAATGGCACGGGATGTCTCGATCTGCACGCATGCACTTCTCGAGACGGGGCTGTATGTCGTTCCCGATACGCTGGATTCGCCCATGTTTCGCGACAACCCCTTCGTGCGCGGCGAACCCTATCTGCGCTTTTATGCCGGCGCGGTGTTGCGCACCGATGCCGGGCTGCCGCTGGGAACCTTGTGCGTCCTCGATTACGAATCCCGCCCGCAGGGCCTGACGCCCACGCAGGAACGGACCCTGCGCGCACTTGCCCAATCGGTCATGCGCCTCATCGATCTGCGCCGCAAGCACGCCCAGGCACAGATCCGCGAGGAGCGTTTCCGCAATCTTGCGGATCGGATTCCCCAGATGCTCTGGTCTGCCGATGCGAAGGGTCGGCTCGATTACGCCAATCGCCGCGTTTTCGAGGCCTTCGGCCTCGATTCGGGGCGCATGACGGGCGCAGCATGGCGCGCTGCCCTGCATCCGGAAGACCGCCCGCTTACCGATGCGGCCTGGGCGCAGAGCATCGCATCGGGCAGACCCTACAGCGTGGAGCATCGTATCCATCACCGTGACGGCGGGTATCGCTGGGTGCTCAGCCGAGCCCTACCCGAGCGTGACGAGACCGGACAGATCCGCGCCTGGTTCGGCAGCTCCACCGATATCGATGACGGCAAACGTGCCGAGCTGGCGCTCGCCGAGAGCGAGGCGCGCTACAAGGCCCTCACCGAGGCCGGTGCCGCAATCGTCTGGCGCGCGACGCCGGATGGCAGCATTCACCACAGCATCGGCTGGGACGCACTGACCGGCCAGAGCCCGCAGGAGTATCGCGACGAAGGCTGGCTCGATGCCGTTCATCCCGATGATCGCGCCCGGGTACGCGCGAATATCGCGCAGACCTCCGGGTACCCCGCCCCGCGCACCAACGAGTACCGCCTGCGCCACCATGACGGCAGCTATCGCTGGATGTTCGCGCGCGCCATACCGCTGCTCGACGAGGCGGGCGCCGTGCGCGAATGGGTCGGAACGGTCACCGATATCCACGATCGCCGCCTCGCTGGCCAGCGCCTGCGCGAGAGCGAGGAACGCTATCGCGCGCTCATCGAGGCCAGCACCGCCATGGTCTGGGCCGCCGGACCGAACGGGGAATTTCCACAGATCGCCTATTCCAGCGGCATCGCCGAATACGCTTTCGATCCGCAGGGCTGGAAGACCAACATCCATCCCGACGATCTCGCGACCTCCTGCGCCGCCTGGGATGCCGCGCTGGCCAGTGGAACGCCGCTCGACGTGATCGAGCGCAAGCTGACGAAGACCGGCGATTACCGCTGGACGCATGTGCGGGCCAATCCCGTACACAATGATGACGGTACGATCCGCGAATGGATCGGCGCCGTCACGGATATCCACGAACAGGTGATGTCGCGCAAGGCGCTGGCCGCCAGCGAGGAGCGCTATCGGCTGGCCGCCAGCGCAACGACCGATGCGATCTGGGATCTCGATCTCGCAACCGACGAGATCATCTGGGGAGAAGCGATCGAAACCCTGTTCGGCCATGCTCCGCGGGAGATGCGCTCTTCACTGAGCTGGTGGCGCGCGAAAATTCACGCCGCCGACCAGGATCGCATTGCCGACCAGTTTGCATGTTTCATCGCCGGTGATGCGTCGCGCTGGGAATGCGAATATCGTGTGATCCGGGCCGATGGCAGCGTCGCCACGGTCTTCGACCGGTTTTTCGCGCTGCGCGACGAGAATGGCCATGCCGTCCGGCTCGTCGGCGCGATTCAGGATATCAGCGAGCGCCAGCGCGCCCAGGCTGCACTGAGCGCGAGCGAGACCCGCCTGCGGCTCGCCCTGCAGGCCGGACGCATGGTGGCCTGGGAACGTGATCTCGACGACAATTTCGTCACCCGTTCCGCGAATGCGCAGGATCTGCTCGGTGTCGGATCAAGCGATACGGATGACTTCCGGCGCCGCGTCCACCCCGATGACCGGGCCAAGGTCGTGGATCTGCTCGAAGGTTTCGAGACCGGTCAGTCGGAAACCATAGAGGTGCGCTACACCACCCCGGATGATCGCCGGATCTGGCTCGGAATCCGGGCGGTAAAGATCAGCCCGAACCGTGCCATCGGCATCACCTTCGACATTACCGACCGCAAGCTCGCCGAGGAGGAGATCTGGCAGACCGCCAACCATGATGCGCTGACCGGGCTGCCCAACCGCACCCTGTTCCATGCCCGTTTCGAGAATATCCTCTCCCGGGCCCGGCGGGAGGAAACCCGCGTGGCGCTGATCCTGGTCGATCTGGACGAATTCAAGGATGTCAACGACACGCTCGGCCATGATGCCGGTGACGAGTTGCTCTGCGAGGCGGCGCGGCGTCTGCTGGCGATTGCCGGCGACCAGGCCGAAATCGCGCGGATCGGCGGCGACGAATTCGCCGTGATCCTCACCGCAATCGAAGACGAGAATGCCCTTGAGGCCTTTGCCCGCAGCCTCGTTCACGCGATGCGCGCGCCGTTCCAGTGCGCCTCGCGGATTCTCTCCACCCGCGCGAGCGCCGGCCTGGCCCTGTTTCCCGATCATCATCAGGAGGCAGCGGAGCTGATGAAGGATGCCGATATGGCGCTTTATCAGGCCAAGGCCGAAGGGCGCGGGCGTTTCAGTCTGTACAACCCCGCGATTCGCACCCGCATGGAAGAGCGCATCCGCATCACCCGGGAAGTCGGCGATGCGATCGCTGCGGAACAGTTCGTTCCCTTCTATCAGCCCAAGATCTGTTTCCGCTCAGGCAGGATCATCGGTTTCGAAGCGCTGGCGCGCTGGATTCATCCCGAACGCGGGGTTCTCACGCCAGGCTATTTCGGAGCGGTTTTCGATGATCCCGAGAGCGCCATCGCCATCGGCAAGGCCATTCGCAAGCATATTGCCGCCGACATGGCCGCCTGGCAGGACGAAGCGCTCGGCTTCGGGCGCGTGGCAATCAATCTCTCAAGCGCCGAATTCACCGCACCGCAACTCGCTGCGAACCTGACCGCCATGTTCCGCGACCACGGCATCACCCCGAACCGGCTCGAGATCGAAGTCACCGAAACCGTCTTGCTCGGACGCAGCGCCGAACTTGTCGCCGAGACGCTGCGCGGTTTCGACGATGCCGGCATCACCATCGCCCTTGATGATTTCGGGACCGGTTTCGCCTCCTTGACCCATCTGAAACAATTCCCCGTGCACCACATCAAGATCGATCGCAGCTTCGTGCGCGATCTGGTCACGGATGCCGATGACGCGGCCATCGTGGCGGCGGTGATCGGCCTGGGCCGCAGTCTCGGCATGATCGTCACGGCAGAAGGTGTCGAAACCGGAGACCAGGTCCAGCGACTGCGCCTGATGGGCTGCGATCGGGCACAGGGCTTCTACTTCGCCAAGCCGATGGCAGGCTCGCGGATCCCGTGGCTTTTGCGCAACTGGGATCCGGACCGGATGCTTGCGGCGGAGACGGAACACCTCGCCCCCGCCGCGATTCCGGCATCCTATTGA